The Mycteria americana isolate JAX WOST 10 ecotype Jacksonville Zoo and Gardens chromosome 2, USCA_MyAme_1.0, whole genome shotgun sequence genome contains the following window.
GCTTCAGCACCCCGTACACTGCCCATGTGCACCCAAGCCCTGGGTCTGTATATAACGGGTCCTTTGTAGGATGGCTCCCTTCGCTTCCCTTGCCCACGGCAGTCTGAAGTAATGAGTCCAGCAGTAGGTCTCTGCGCAAAAAGCTCTTCCTGACTTCCTAGAGCAAAAATGTTTGCCAAGTACTGCTCAGGGTGGCTCTGTTTGTCTTGCTGCAAGGTCCGAGGTAGCAGAGGCCAGAAGGGGTCAAACGCCAGACTGAGCTCGTTGTGCACATTCATTTGCTGTAGAAAATGTGAATGTGCAGCTCAAAACTTTCCACTGTATCTCTGGCAATTAGGACTTGGTCCAAAGCCCACTAAAGTCATTGGGAACCTTTCCACGGGCTTTAGATCAGAAGTTATGTAAGGTTGTGTTGTTTAAagggggtgccccggggaggcTGAACGCGTGAGCTGACTCGACAGCCACATGCCTGCTCTGCCGTGTCATGCAAAAAGGCAGTTCTCGAAGTGCCCATGAAGTGTCCCGTGCAGCACCAGGCGGTATTAACTCCTAAATGAAGCCTTTTAATGTTGTCCTATGCCAGGACACTGGCTTCTAGCGGGGGGCTCCCAAGGTCCTGAGCTAAAGCAGGCAAAGAACGTCAGCTGCTGGGGCCTGAATTGCTTGCTTTTCTGGTTTGGAGGGAGGCAGTTCTGCCTCCTGCGTGCAAATAAAAGTGTCATGAGGAAGTTCCCAAACAGTAGGACCCTGCAGATTTCATAGTCTGGGAAAGCAAAATATTCCTAACCCCCGACTTTTCTGAGACTGGCTGAGGACATCAACCACAGTCTTTTAAAACATCGCTGTAAAGGaactccttcattttcttcacgTACACAACTGCACACAGCATTTCTGGACTCCTCATGTGAGTGTATGATGGGAAGAAGCACTGCAGGGAGATCCTGTTAAGATTTGAACCATTGCACCATGTTGTCAGGAAGGAGTTTTTATGGCTAGATGCACATTGACACCCTCTGTGTACACTCTGCTGTCACTCTGCTGTGCTTCATCCTTGAGTTAATCCATTTTGTACTTAATATTCCCTTCTTGGTGCACTATGCAAGACCACAAGATGACACAGTTCACACCACAGAGATGTCAGGTCAATCAGCCTTCTCATTAGGGTTGAATGGTTTTAATGTAGTCATAAAATTAGACTCCAAAAGTGGGAATTTGACACACAGTATTTGAAAGCCAAACCAGTTTGACCCCCTCTGAGCATGAACTCCTATCCCTTAGAAATGGCCCCTTATGAAAAAACTTAATGGTGTGAACTGACCTTTGAAAatataatgtattattattattatttgctatAATGTGCATACATCAGTCTGTACTACCATTATGCCAGCAGATAGTAAGGACTGCCAGTCCTTACCCCAAAGGGCTCACACTCCAAGTAAGATCAATCCTAAGAGTCTTAGGCAGCCAAAACTGAAGGATTTTGGCAAAGAGCTGCAGGACTGCGCTTTGAACTGACCAAGAGCATCTGCTATGTACCATCTCACCTGGGATATCAAAACTTTGGCCATGACAACGTGATAGCAACCAGAAGATTTCCTTTCAGTGGTAGTCTGATTGAGGGTAAGCTGAGGCACTGGGGGACAACTGGCATCATACCCACCATGGCCCTTTTCTCAGTGTGGGTGCATTTGTGAAGCAGAGACAGAGgttgggaagggaagaaatttGAAGGGGTTGGTTAAGTCCATTTCTGTGACAAATGCCTCCTGCACCTTAGTAGAGAAATTCAGAATATCCTTTTCCTAGGCTTAAGCCAAAGTTGCCAAACAGGGCAGTCTAATATCAGGGACCTCAATAAGAGTCCCACTTTGTAAGACATTGCATATCCTCAAGTGATAGAGAAGTGGGAGCTCTGGGCAATCAGGTCACCTCAAATCCAGCCAGAGCATGCTTAGGTGACGATGCAGAGCATCTGAAAATACCGATTCCAGCTTTACTTTTGCTTTCCAGTTGGCTGTTGATCAATTATAAAACCAATTAATTCTACTTAAACGGGCCAGCAAAGCCCACTGTGAAGTCCTTATTATCAGCTGGTTCTCCCTAAATATACAGCACTGGCTATTTTTACAATTATCTACtaagctgaatattttttcagtagttAGGGGCACAGATTAGCTCTGGTTGTCACTGAAGGAGTTACTGTGGTCCATTCAACCAGTAAAAAAAGCTCCTAAGAAGCTGTAGCTTATGGGGCCATGGTGGCTCTGCAGAGGCTGTTAAAGGGAGTCTAGCAGATGAGCAAAACCTGACTGCCGCAGCCTGAGACAGCCAAACGTCGTGGGGGTTATTCTTTATTGTCAGATAAATTACTTCTGATGTAGTATTTCCTTTGAATAATTATTCATACTTTACAAGCCACCTAAAGGTACTAGCTAAATGCATCTGGCTTCCCGCGCCTGATGTGTGGTGACCTGCTACTACAACAGACTGCCCCAGAGAGATTATAAATCTTTATAGCAGCAAGCTTCTGATTTATCAGTATTTCAAGAAGTGGAGATGGATATTAGGTAGGGTTTTAGCCAAAGATCAGGGTTTCTAACCCCAGGGCACAATATGCAGAAAAGCTGACAACGTCCTTATTCCTTAAGGAATATCCTGGAGAAAAGCATTAACCCAATAGAGATGTTTTTGTGCACGTGAGGTGTGAGAGGGAAGTAGTTACACAAAGAACATCCAAAAATTTTAGCAGGCATTACAATCATTATAATCTAGTATCGCATAAGATCTGCCAATGCACTTTATCTTGTGTGCTCAGAACAGCAGGCCTAAAGTTTCCTGAAACATTATCTCCACACACCAAATCCAAAATAAATCATCATCCTTTCCTCTTTGAATTTGTTCTGTGGCAGCAACTTGTCTTGGCATGAAATATTAGCCATATGGACACTAGAATATCTGCTTTGACCTTGACCTCAGAATAAGTGCTGCCAAAAATGTGAAGATAACTCCTGCCTTTCATTTCCAAGAGTGATGCTCCATGAGTATAGCATGATCTGCTCTCCTGGTTGCATCTCAGTGTacagaatatgttttttttctttgactaggTGTTCTGCTAAGAGCATATTGTCTGCGGCTGGCTAGGAACTGGGAAGCAGTATCCCAGATGATGGTTTATTTGGCAGAGatacttatttcagaaattaaaaaaaaaaaaaaaaaaaagagctaattttAGCATCAGGCAGTGGAAAGTGCATTGCTTGTAATTGGCTCTCACTACGTTACGCGCTCAGTGTTTTCATCTTCTGGATACTCTGCGAAGTAACAGGAGGCTGCTAGGGGCAAGATGAGGTGAATTTTGTTGGTTGCAGAGCTCTGCGCTGTTCTGGTTCAGAAACGATGGTTAGTGATCAAAGTAGAGCATTTAGCTGGGTAAGAGGAACAGGTACTGCTCCTTTGGTGAGTTTTTGCTACGTGTATTGCACTGCTTGCGAATGGGTGTGAATGATGCACAGGATTCAGAATAAACACATTTCATGGCATTTGCATCTGCCCAATGTGCAACAGAGCCCTAGGGCCCAGTGGACACCTAATCAGAGATCTTCTTTCGTTTTCGCAAGtccctgtcttccttttctgctgGTGCCCATAACAGATATTCCCAAGTAGGGTAGAACTAAATGGCGTAACAATGCTCATGGAGAAAGCTGGCAAGCCTGGGAATGGTGGAGAAGGTAGTAGGAAGGTGCTCCACAGTCTTGGCTGGAAGGTGATCATTACCCAGTTTGGAGTCCTGCAGCTTTGACGAACTCGTCTCCCTGATTTGTTAAGGCTGTGGCAACATTTTTCACCTTGACGCCGCTGGTTGAAATTCACACTAGCACAATGCTAATGGTGCCATCTGATGATGCTCAGTGGACTGTGCAAAATGGATTTATTCCATGTGCTTCCTAGTGGGCAGAGATCCACATTACACTCGACAGCTTCAACATATGGAAATGGTGATGTGTGATTGATGTGGTCCCTGCAGGTCACGCTAACTCACGGTGTATTAGCCCTGCATCCCGGGGAGGCTTATGCTACTGCAGCTGCCCACGTCCATTATCTGGACTAAGAATAAATGGAAGAATTGATGTTCCCAGCGGTGTGAATCTGGCACCTCATGAAATGATGTGCACTAACAGAGGGTGGTGGGAGGCAAATTTCACACGATCCAATCCCGCAGCACATGTGAGCACAGAACAGGTTACGACCAAACATTTGTATATGGGTGCAAAGGGCAGTTGTGTTAGATCGAGTCAGAACCCTAATGATCACGTGGCTTTTTAAAATGGCTGTGATAGCTATGTTTTCTCgttcatttttaacatttggaGATTTTCCACATCTCATACTCTAAAATAAGTGACTAGATTTTCCAAAGTTGCTAAGTAAAGGACATCCCTTCTTGACCTAATTTTCAGCAAGGGCTAAGCAGCTGCTCTCTCAAAAAACAGATTGCTTAATGGCAtccaagactggaggcagccaaATTTAGGATTTTGCAGCCAAACGAATGAGCAGACTAAGGTTCCCCATAATGATGCAGACGTTCATCTGGAGGCCTCCTGgccaaaacaaaaatgaaaacgtCTTTTGTTTCTACTCCTAAAGAGTAGGATGCTTTGTAGCTTCTACAGGGAAATCACCTGCCTATGGCACTTTAAAGCACTCTCCTGAGTCCATACTGCAAGCTCCTCTCTCCCTTTGCTGCAGAGATTCCCTGCAACCTTCCTGTTCCCACCTCGCCGCTCCCACGGCCACGGGGGCCACCACAGTCCCTGtggattttcctttctcttcctactTTCCCAGAGAAGCTGACAAAGTTGGATGCTAACTCTTCTGTCCTTCTGCAGAACATGGAAGGTATTCCTTCCTGCCAGACGCGCAAGCCGTGCTGTTCCCCGTCTGCTGGTCCCTCCCTGGTGTCTCACCCtctctctgtgttttttcctgcagGTGTTCTACTGATCTTGGCACTGACAGAAGAGCTGGTGTTTTCTGTTCAGGTACTGTCTCCCACTGTCTCCTCCTCTCAGGGCTTCCCGATGGACACTACCACTATCACAGCCATGGGAACAACGCCTCGCCACAAAGACCGCCATGCGGCAGAGCCCCTTCCCACGTCCGCTCGCGCCATTCCCCGTCCCGTCAGTCTGGCGGAGAAAGCCCCTTCCACCGGGCAAAAGCAAGCGAGCGGCCCTCGCGCTGGCGAAAAGGAAACGTATCATTTATACAACCAGAGTGCTTTGTACTCGGGACAGACTCGCCCCAAGGGGAAAATACTCCAGGTTTTCAAAGGCAACTTCACAGAGTCCTCAGAGCCTTACCTAAAGACGACCCTGCACTCCCCCTTCCCTACCCTGAGGAGCCCTTTCACAGACCACCCCTTTCAGTCCCAGACCGCGGCGTCCAGCGATCCGAATGGCACGGGGCTGGCAAGAACTACACACTCAGACCCTTCTCCCCACCGCAACGCCTCGGAAAGCCTTAGGGAAGCAGAGCGAGGGGACGGGGCCGAGCTAGTGGTGCAGGAGGCAGATTTTGCCACCACAACTGCTGGACCATCAACTGATCCTGAAGCAGTGTCGGTGCCTTTTAAACCCACCCGCTACGGCGTGTGGGATATGCTGAGCAAAAACAACTCTTGGGTAACCTTGAATCTCAGTACAAATGTCCCTCTGTTTGCTGGCCCTGgatctgcaacagcagcagcgggTCACTCGGTTCAGACCAGTTTTGATGTCAGCGTCTCCTCCCCGGCAGCGGGAGACCCCAAGGGACCCGCTCCAACGCAGCACGGCGCGGTGACTAACGCGACCTTGCTGGGCAGTGCTCTCTCCGCAGCACCTGCCACGAGGTTGTCCAGCTCCATTTCCACGGCTGGCTCCACCGCCACTGGGAACTTCCTAAACAGACTGGTTCCTGCTGGGACCTGGAAACCCGGGGTGCAAGGAAACATCTCCCATGTCACCGAGGGGGACAAACCCCAGCACAGAGCAACCATCTGTCTCAGCAAGATGGACATTGCCTGGATCATTCTGGCTATCAGCGTACCTATATCCTCATGTTGTAAGTTAattgctgctttattttgctttctctttccttaaaattcagatttcagCCCATGATTCAAGGACCAGGTGGAGAGCTAACAGAGGCAGGGCAGCTTGAGATGGATGAGAAGCAATCACTAGGCAGCGGTCAGATTCACTGACCAAAGTGCTTAGCTTCAAAATGCGGGGCTAAAATGTTTACATTCAAAGCATACTTGCTCTGTTGCTATTAGAAATCACTTAGTCTTTTTGGGCCCTCCATTTGAGGGTGTAACATAAGGCTGAACAACTCTAGAAGGTGGAGCGGCTTTACTTAAAGGCGTTTAAGCTGGTGACCAAAAACTGTACACGTCTTTAGCCTAGGAACCACTATATGCTGCCCTGGAATTGGATTTGAAAAGCCCACTGGCTAACCCAAAGGATTAATGACAGTTGTAATGACTAACACCTTAGGAAACACCAGTTTTCCAGcgcaataaaatatttcattgcagGCAGTTCATGAACTATCAGATTTTAAAGTCTGATAACCAAAGTGCTGGTTTCCCCCATTTTAATGCCGACTTTGCAGCTGCTGAGGGAGCAGGAAGAGATTGAAATCCTAGCCTTCCTTCAGACACCAGGAGTCAGCCACCTGCGGGACCAGGGCAGGCTGGGTTCCCAGAGCTGGCTTAGGGTCTCGTCATTTGACTCACTCACAAAAAACACATGAGAAATTATGAGAAAGATTGTGAGTGGATGCCGGGGTGTCCCCTGCTTAGCTGGGTTATATCAGCAGAGTGGGACAGCATATCCTCTGGGGTTTCACTGTTGCGGGGTGTGATTATGTTTATCTGTctggagtgaaaaaaaacccaaaatttccCAGCCTTTGCTGCCCGAGGAAACATAAAAGGGTAGCAGCCAACAATATTGAGTATTAATTCTGTTATTTACAGCTACGAGCTGTGCTGAGGACAAGGCTAGATGAGCTGACCGAGCCAGTCTCACACACAGCTCACTCCTGCCAAAAAGGACAGGGCTGCTCTCTCCCGCCTCTCCGAAGCACAGCCGCCTCATCCTGCCCCTCTCCTTCTGCCTGCGCCTGACCTGACACCTCCCTGAGACACCTTCAGATCGCCAAAGCGGTCAAAAAATATTCACTTTGCTCTTTGTTACTTTCCGTCCACCCAGTGAGCTGAATCAGCTCCCCGCAGGGTCAGATGAGGGTGAGACCTGGAGCGGATGAGGCTGCAGGAATACACACCTGGAGAGGGAGCCACGCTAatccttccagcagctgcaaaTTATTGGATTGGCTCAGGATATCTGTTAGACTTTTGTACCTCTGGGACCATCGGTTCTGCTATTGCCAACATGGTTAAAACCACAAGTGAGAACAAAGTAAACCTAAAAAATGGACaatcaaaataaagagaaatcaaagcagaagTGTGGATACATACTTCTGCGAAAGATGGGGAGGAGAAACTGGGATATAGCAAGCACATGATGAGAAGCAGCAGTATTTGATGATTTGATGAACAGTGCCTTGTCTATCAATCAGTAGAAACAGAGGATCAAATAAATTCTTCTAAGCGTTATATTTTGGGCCAATATTCAGAAAGCAAGCTGATCTGGACAGAAAGCAtccaaatacaaaacacaaaatataataCCATACAACACAAGCATAGGAAGCATAACCAGTGTGTAAACTGGTGTATGACTGCCTGCAGTGTGCCATATATCAGCTAATAACTAATGATACTTAttatgattaataataataataatatgaggAGTCTGTTGGCAGGACTTCTAACCCACTATTCATTAAATAGTGGtatttaaacttttcttcttATCATATGTGCCATAACGGTATGTGTTCATATGGCTGTGCCTATTCTGTTTCTTGTATTTGtaagctacattttttttaaaaggcaaatgttattttgaaacttACCTATACTAGCTCTAATACAACTGAGTGTTTAAATGATTCAAATATTTAAGTCCTGCTTTCAGGACCAGATTTCTGAGGATGGTCTTCAGTGGGACTCTCCTTTTAAAATCTGGGGATCCTCAGACGTATTTCAGAGTTGATATCAATGGCAGGCAGGCATTTAAATGGGGTTTTTCTGGATCTGGCTGAAGTGCCTAAGTAATTGCTTTCATCCAAAAGTTATGCTGTTTAAACTATGACATGATAAGTGCTGTTGTACAGGCATAGGTTATTCCTATAGGAGAAGACAAATAAGTTATAACAACCTAAAGCACTTTTATCCAGATGCACATGTATTTGGTCGTGGCTCCCCTCTGTGCTGCACACCGGAGGGGCACTTTATTTCCTGCCCCTCAGGCATCTGTGTATCTTCAGGCATGGGTGTGCGGTGTGCGGTATGGGGTGTACGATGTGCGGTGTACAGTGTGCGGTGTGGGGTGTATCATATGGGGTGTACGGTATGGGCTGTACGGTGTGCAGTGTACAGCATGTGGTGTGCGGTATGGGGTGTACGATGTGTGGTGTGCAGTGTGCGGTATGGGGTGTATCATATGGGGTGTACGGTATGGGCTGTACAGTGTGCAGTGTACAGCATGTGGTGTGTGGTATGGGGTGTACGATGTGTGGTGTGCAGTGTGCGGTGTGCGGTATGGGCTGTACGGTATGGGGTGTACGATGTGCGGTGTACAGCGTGCGGTGTGCGGTATGGGGTGTACGATGTGCGGTGTACAGCGTGCGGTGTGCGGTATGGGGTGTACGATGTGCGGTGTACAGTGTGCGGTGTGTGGTATGGGGTGTGCGGTATGGGCTGTACGGTATGGGGTGTACGATGTGCAGTGTACAGTGTGCGGTGTGCGGTATGGGGTGCACGATGTGCGGTGTACAGTGTGCAGTGTGCGGTATGGGGTGTATGATGTGCGGTGTACAGTGTGTGGTGTGCAGTATGGGGTGCACGATGTGTGATGTGCGGTATGGGGTGTACGATGTGCGGTGTACAGTGTGCGGTGTGCAGTATGGGGTGTACCGTGTGCGGTGTGCGGTATGGGGTGCACGATGTGCGGTGTACAGTGTGCGGTGTGCGGTATGGGGTGTACCGTGTGCGGTATGAGGTGCACGATGTGCGGTGTACAGCGTGCGGTGTGGGGTGTGCGAAGGGGACTGTCGCCACCTCCCGGGCGCAGGCGCCTGCAGCTGAGGACAGAAAGCCCCGCACTGGCATTTATTTGCTTGTCGCTTCTGGTCCAGAGGGGGCTGATGCTCAGAGACGGACGAAGAGTAC
Protein-coding sequences here:
- the TMEM108 gene encoding transmembrane protein 108 isoform X2, whose protein sequence is MKRSLQVLYCQLFSVLLILALTEELVFSVQVLSPTVSSSQGFPMDTTTITAMGTTPRHKDRHAAEPLPTSARAIPRPVSLAEKAPSTGQKQASGPRAGEKETYHLYNQSALYSGQTRPKGKILQVFKGNFTESSEPYLKTTLHSPFPTLRSPFTDHPFQSQTAASSDPNGTGLARTTHSDPSPHRNASESLREAERGDGAELVVQEADFATTTAGPSTDPEAVSVPFKPTRYGVWDMLSKNNSWVTLNLSTNVPLFAGPGSATAAAGHSVQTSFDVSVSSPAAGDPKGPAPTQHGAVTNATLLGSALSAAPATRLSSSISTAGSTATGNFLNRLVPAGTWKPGVQGNISHVTEGDKPQHRATICLSKMDIAWIILAISVPISSCLS
- the TMEM108 gene encoding transmembrane protein 108 isoform X1 gives rise to the protein MKRSLQVLYCQLFSVLLILALTEELVFSVQVLSPTVSSSQGFPMDTTTITAMGTTPRHKDRHAAEPLPTSARAIPRPVSLAEKAPSTGQKQASGPRAGEKETYHLYNQSALYSGQTRPKGKILQVFKGNFTESSEPYLKTTLHSPFPTLRSPFTDHPFQSQTAASSDPNGTGLARTTHSDPSPHRNASESLREAERGDGAELVVQEADFATTTAGPSTDPEAVSVPFKPTRYGVWDMLSKNNSWVTLNLSTNVPLFAGPGSATAAAGHSVQTSFDVSVSSPAAGDPKGPAPTQHGAVTNATLLGSALSAAPATRLSSSISTAGSTATGNFLNRLVPAGTWKPGVQGNISHVTEGDKPQHRATICLSKMDIAWIILAISVPISSCSVLLTVCCMRRKKKTSNPENNLSYWNNAITMDYFNRHAVELPREIQSLETSEDHLSEPRSPANGDYRDSGMVLVNPFCQETLFVGHEQVSEI